Within Fusobacterium periodonticum ATCC 33693, the genomic segment AGATAGGAGAAAAGAAAGCTCTAGCTATATTTTCTAAATATGATAGTCTAGAAAAAATCTATGAAAATATAGATGATTTAAAAAATATAGAAGGTATAGGTCCTTCTCTTATAAAGAATCTTACAAATGAAAAAGACATAGCTTTTTTAAGTAGAGAACTTGCAAAAATCTTTACAAATTTAGATATTAATGCAGATGAAGAAAACTTAAAATACTCTATGGACAAGGAAAAACTATATGAACTTTGTAAAGTTTTAGAATTTAAAATGTTTATTAAAAAATTAAATTTAGAAGAAAAAACTCAAACTTCTAAAACTAACTCTAATCCTACTTTACTTTCGCTTTTTGATAAAGTTGAAGAAGTAGAAAAAACTGAAAAAGTTGAAAAAGAAATCAAATATGAAAAAGAACTTAATATAAATTTTTCAAATAGAGAATTTTTTGTTATTGACAGTGAAACTCTTTTAAATGAACAAAAGGAACATTTGAATAACTATAAAAAAAATTGCCTCTATCTACTATGAAGAATTAGGAATAATTATATCTACTGAAGAAAAAGACCTATATTTCCCTTTAAATCATGGAGGCTTACTTTCTAAAAATATAGATAGAAATGCTTTGATAAAATTTATAGCTGAACTTGATATAAAATTTATATCATATAATTTCAAAGCTTTATTAAATTTAGGCTTTACTTTTAAGTCTATGTATATGGATATGATGATAGCTTACCATTTAATCAGTTCTCAAACTAAGATGGATGTTTTACTTCCTATTACAGAGTACTCTAAGGTTGAGGCTAAGGATTTTAAAACAACTTTTGGAAAAACTCATATAGAAACTCTATTGGTTGATGAATTTGCAAGATATCTATCTAATATAGGTTTAGGAATCTTAGCTTGCTATGATGAAATAAATCATTTATTGCATAAAGAAGAACTTCATAATATTCTAATTCAAAATGAAATGCCTTTAATTCCTGTTCTGTCCCTTATGGAAAGAAAAGGAATTAAGATAGATGTTTCTTATTTTAAGAACTATTCTTTGGAATTAGAAAAAGAACTAGCCAAAACTGAAAAAGCCATCTATGAAGAAGCTGGAGAAGAATTCAATATAAATTCTCCAAAACAATTAGGAGATATACTATTTGTAAAAATGAATTTACCTAGTGGTAAGAAAACTAAAACAGGTTACTCTACAGATGTAATGGTTTTAGAAGACTTAGAAAGTTATGGATATAATATAGCTAGATTACTACTTGACTATAGAAAACTTAATAAGTTAAAAACTACTTATGTGGATACTTTACCTAATCTAGTTGACTCTAATTCTAGAATACATACAAGTTTTAATCAAATAGGAACTGCTACAGGAAGACTATCTTCATCTGAACCTAACCTACAAAATATTCCTGTAAAGACAGATGATGGAATTAAGATAAGAGAAGGTTTTGTTGCAGGAGAAGGAAAAGTTTTAATGAGTATAGATTATTCTCAAGTTGAATTGAGAGTACTTACTTCTATGTCTAAAGATGAAAATCTAATAAAAGCATATAGGGAAGAAAAAGATTTACATGATCTAACTGCAAGAAGAATTTTCAATTTGTCAGACTCTGATGATGTGACTAGAGAACAAAGAACTATTGCTAAAATCATCAATTTCAGTATAATTTATGGAAAAACAGCCTTTGGTTTAGCTAAAGAATTAAAAATACCTGTAAAAGATGCCTCAGAATATATAAAGAAATATTTTGAACAATATCCAAGAGTTACAACTTTTGAAAAAGAAGTTATAGAATTTGGAGAAGAACATGGTTATGTTAAAACTCTTTTTGGTAGAAAAAGATATATAAGTGGTATTGATTCTAAGAATAAAACTATAAAAGCTCAAGCTGAAAGAATGGCAGTTAACACTGTAATACAAGGAACAGCTGCTGAAGTTCTTAAAAAAGTTATGCTCAAAGTTTATGAAGTTTTAAAAGATAAAGATGATATAGCTTTATTATTACAGGTACATGATGAGTTAATTTTTGAAGTTGAAGAAAATTCTGTTGAAAAATATTCAGAAATTTTAGCAGATATAATGAAAAATACAGTTAAACTTGAGGATGTAAATTTGAATATAAATATAAATACAGGTAAGAATTGGGCTGAAGCAAAATAGGGAGGTTGACTTGTGTCTTATAGTTCTAATGTTAAACAAGAAATTACACAAAAAATTCCTGTTACTAATTTAGAATGTTTAGCAGAAATATCATCTATTTTTGAAAATAAAGCAAATTTAGTAAAAGAGGGAATAGAAATTAAAATGGAGAATTCCATTTTAGCTAAAAGACTTTATTCTTTAATTAAGGCTACCAGTTCTTTACAATTTGGAATAAAATATTCTATAACAAAAAAATTTACTGAACACAGAATTTATGTTATAACTTTGTATAAACAAAAAGGTTTAAAAGAATTTTTAGAAAGTTTTAAATTCTCTTTTCTTGATATAATTCAAAATGATGAAATATTTAGAGGTTATTTGAGAGGATTCTTTTTAAGCTGTGGATATATCAAAGATCCCAAGAAGGAATATTCTTTAGATTTTTTTGTTGACAATAAAGAATTAGCAGATAAAATTTATAATATATTATTATCAAAAAAGAAAAAAATATTTAAGACTATTAAAAAGAATAAAATTTTAGTATACTTAAGAAACTCAGAAGATATTATGGATGTACTTGTTTCAATGAATGCTCTAAAATATTTTTTTGAATATGAAGAGATTACTATTATAAAAAATTTAAAAAATAAGACAATTAGAGAGATGAATTGGGAAGTTGCCAATGAAACAAAAACTTTAAATACTGGAAATTACCAAATAAAAATGATAAAGTATATAGACAAAAAACTTGGTCTTAATACTCTGACTGATGTTTTAAAAGAAGCTGCAATGTTAAGACTAAATAATCCAGAAGATTCTTTACAAAATTTAGCAGATATGATAAATATATCTAAGTCTGGTATAAGAAATCGTTTTAGAAGAATAGAAGAGATATATAATAATCTTTTAGAAGAAGAAAATAGTTAGGAGCAAAGAATAATGATAGTAGTAAATGATATACTGACATCAAATATAGAATTTGAAGATACTTATGTAGCCATAGGAAATTTTGATGGAGTACATTATGGACATAAAAAACTTATAAATGAAACTATAAAAGCAGCTAGAGAAAACTCTAAGAAAGCTGTGGTTTTTACTTTTGAAAAACATCCTTTAGAATTTTTATTTCCTGAAAGAAAGTTTGATTATATCAATACAAATGAAGAGAAACTTTATCTACTTGAATCTTTAGGAGTAGATATTGTTATAATGCAAAAATTAGATAAGAACTTTTTGGAATACACCCCTTTAGAATTTGTTAAAATATTAAAAGATAAGTTAAAAGTAAAAGAAATATTTGTTGGCTTCAATTTTTCTTTTGGTAAAGGAGGAACTGGAACAGCTGAAGACTTAGAATATTTAGCTGAGGTTCATAATATAAAAGTTAATGAACTACCTCCTGTAACTTTAGATGGAGAACTTGTTAGTTCATCAGCTATAAGAAAAAAAATTGCTAACTCTGATTTTGATGGAGCTGTAAAACTTTTAGACCATCCTATGATAGTTATAGGAGAAGTTATTCATGGTAAAAAAATTGCTAGACAATTAGGTTTTCCTACTACAAATATAAAAATGGATAACAGACTATATCCACCTTCTGGTATATATGGAGCTTTTTTACAAGTTTCAGATAAAAATTCAAAAGTCTTATATGGCGTTGTGAATATTGGATATAATCCAACATTGAAACAAGAAATGAGTTTAGAAGCTCATATACTAGATTTTGATAGAGAAGTTTATGGTGAAAAATTATACATACAAATAGTTAAGTTCATGAGAAAAGAAAAGAAGTTTTCTTCAATAGATGAATTAAAAGCTACTATTCAAGCTGATGTAGATAGGTGGAAATTATTTAAAAGAGAGATGAAATATGGAAGAACTAGTAGTTAAAGTTAATAATTTTGAAGGACCTTTTGACTTACTTCTAAATTTAATTGAAAAAAAGAAAATGATGATTTCTGATATAAATATTTCTCAACTTATAGATGAATATTTAGAAGTTTTAAAATTTTCAGAAAGAGAAAATATTGAGATAAAATCAGACTTTATAATAATTGCCTCAGAATTAATTGAAATCAAAACTTTAAATCTGCTTAATTTAGATAGTGATAAAGAAAAAGAAACGAATCTTAAAAGAAGATTAGAAGAACATAAATTATTTAGGGAATTAAGTCCTAAAGTTGCTAAACTGGAAAAAGAATTTAATATTTCTTATTTAAGGGGTGAAAGTAAAAGAACTATAAAAAAAATTGCCAAAGACTATGATTTAGCTTCACTTACTACTGATGATATTTTTGATATTTATAAAAAATATTTTGATTCAGTTGATATGTCTGAATTTATGGAATTAAATTTAATAAAACAATATGATATAAAAGAAATTATGGATGACATCTTGATAAAAGCATATTTTAAAAATTGGATTATTGATGATTTATTTTTAGAGGCTGAAAATAAGCTGCATTTAATCTATATTTTTTTAGCTATTTTAGAATTATATAAAGATGCTAAAATAAACATTGATGATGGAGAGATAAGAAAATGTTAAAAAAATCTATAAATACTATGATAATAACAATGGTGAGTAGGGTACTAGGACTTTTTAGGGGGACTCTAGTTGCCTATTTTTTTGGAGCTTCTATCTTAACAGATGCATATTATAGTGCATTTAAAATAAGTAATTTTTTTAGGCAACTTTTAGGGGAAGGTGCCTTAGGAAATACATTTATTCCACTCTATCATAAAAAGAAAAAAGAAGAAGGTGAAGAAAGAAGTAGAGAATATATTTTTTCAGTTTTAAATATTACTTTTTTATTTAGTTTTGTAATAAGTGTATTGATGATAATTTTTTCAAGTTATATTATTGACTTTATAGTTGTTGGCTTCAGTGATGACCTTAAATTAGTGGCATCTAGACTTTTAAAAATTATGTCTTTCTACTTTTTATTTATATCTTTATCAGGTATGATGGGATCCATTTTAAATAACTTTGGATATTTTGCTATACCTGCCTCAACATCAATATTTTTTAATCTATCTATAATTTTTTCTGCTATGTGGCTTACTAAATACTTTAGTATAGATGCTTTGGCTTATGGTGTTTTAATAGGTGGAGTTTTACAATTTTTAGTTGTATTTTTTCCTTTTATAAAACTCTTAAAATCCTATTCATTTAAAATAGATTTTAAAGATATGTATTTAAAACTTTTAGGTATAAAGTTAATTCCTATGCTTGTAGGAGTTTTTGCAAGACAAGTCAACACTATAGTTGATCAATTCTTTGCTTCTTTTTTAGTGGCTGGTTCTATAACTGCACTTGAAAATGCAAGTAGAGTTTATCTACTTCCAGTTGGAGTCTTTGGAGTAACTATATCCAATGTACTTTTCCCAAGTATATCAAGAGCTGCTGCCAATGGAGATAAAGAAGGTACTAACAGAAGTCTTGTATCAGCTATCAATTTTTTAAACTTTTTAACTATACCAAGTTTATTTGTTCTAACATTTTTTTCAAAAGATGTTATAAGACTTATCTTTTCTTATGGAAAATTTAATGAAAATGCTGTTAAAATTACTTCAGAATGTCTACTTTACTATTCACTAGGTCTTATCTTTTATGTTGGAGTTCAATTAGTTAGTAAGGGCTACTATGCTATGGGGGACAATAAAAGACCTGCAAAATTTTCAATTATAGCCATTATTATGAATATTATTTTAAATTATCTATTTATTAAAAATTTCCAACATAAAGGTTTAGCATTAGCTACATCAATTTCTTCAGGAGTGAACTTCTTTTTACTACTATTTATTTATGTAAAACTTTATGTTAAATTAGATTTAAAAAATATTATTATAACAGCTATAAAAATTTGTATTTCTTCAGTAATTGCAACAGTACTTGCTTTTTATGTAAGTAATGTTATTTTAAAATTAGTAACTTTCTCTGTCGTATTTTTATTGCAATGGACATATCCTATATATAAATATAGGGAGAGAGTTTTTTACAAAAAGTAATTAGTTTTATTTTGTGTTTTATGATATAATCTATTGAAAATTTTATAAATCTCAAGGAGGAATTTAATGGGTTTAACTGATTTGCTTTTTAAAGAAAAAGAAGATAAGTATTTAAAACAGATAGAAGATTTACAAAATTATTTAAGAATACAAGAAGATCAAATTGCCAATTTGAAACTTCAACTCGAAGAAGTTACAAAAGAAAGAGATGCTAGAATCAATAACAAACAACTGGAAATTTTTGAAAAAAATTTTAAACATAATATTGAAGTTGCTAAAAAATATAGAAGTATTATAGATTCATATAATTTAGACACTGAAAAAAAATCATATAAATATAGAGTAGATTTAAAACATTTTTATTCTGAAAAGAAATTTGAAGAAGTAGTAAAATTCCTAAATGAAGATAACAAATTTTTTGTTGATGAATTAAGTGAAGAAATTTTCGATAATATAAATAAAGAGGTAAAAAATACTAATAAAGCCAAGCAAAGATTTACAGATTTTAAAAATGGAAAAATGGAATGGGCTATTACAACTCTTATAAATAAAGGTGAAGAACTTTCAAAAGTCTATTCTAAATCAAGAAAATTAATGACTATATTCTCTGAACTATATCTTGAATATTTAGATGATATAGCAAATTTTGATTTCATGGCTTTAAAATCTCATGGTTTTGATATTTCTGAAATTGAAGAGTTTATCTCAAAAAGAGATAATTATTATAAGGAGAGAAGAAGATGAAAAATATTTTAGTGGGTGTTACAGGAGGAATAGCTGCTTTTAAATCTGCAAGCATAGTATCTCTTTTAAAAAAGAAAGGATATAATGTAAAAGTAGTAATGACAGAAAATGCCACAAATATAATAGGTCCTTTAACTCTTGAGACTCTTTCAAAAAACAGAGTCTATATTGATATGTGGGATAAAAATCCGCACTATGAAGTGGAACATATTTCTCTTGCTGATTGGGCGGACATAGTTTTAATTGCTCCTGCAACATATAATATAATTGGTAAAGTTGCTAATGGAATTGCTGATGATATGCTCTCAACAATTCTCTCAGCTGTTTCATTAAGAAAACCTATATTTTTTGCTCTTGCAATGAATGTAAATATGTATGAAAATCCTATTCTTAATGAAAATATTAGTAAATTAAAATCTTATGGTTATAGATTTATAGATACAAATGAAGGTTTACTTGCTTGTAACTATGAAGCTAAGGGTAGAATGAAAGAACCTGAAGAAATTGTTGATATAATTGAAAGATATAACTTAGCTACTAAAATTGAAAATTTTAAAGATGCTTTAAAAGGTAAAAAACTTCTTATAACAAGTGGTAGAACAAGAGAAGATATAGATCCTATAAGATATCTTTCAAATAAATCAAGTGGAAAGATGGGATACTCACTTGCTCAAGCTGCTGTTGATTTAAGAGCTGAAGTAACTTTAGTAAGTGGACCTACAAACCTTAGTGTTCCTGATGGACTTAAAGAGTTTATCTCTGTTGACTCAGCAATTCAGATGTATGAAAAGGTGGATGAAAGGTTTAAAGACACTGATATTTTTATAGCTTGTGCTGCTGTTGCAGACTACAGGCCCAAAGAATATCAAGATAAAAAAATAAAAAAATCTGATTTAAATTTAACAATAGAACTAGTTAGAAATCCTGACATCCTATTTGAAATGGGTAAAAAGAAAGAAAATCAATTATTGGTTGGTTTTGCAGCTGAAACTAATAATATCATAGAGAATGCTCTAAAGAAATTAGAAAAGAAAAATCTTGATATGATAGTTGCAAATAATGCTTCAACCATGGGAACAGATACTAATAGTATAGAAATCATAAGAAAAGACAGAAGTTCTACTGTCATAAATCAAAAGAGTAAAATAGAGTTAGCTTATGATATTTTAAAAGAAGTTATTTTAGATTTAAAGAAGGTTGAAGATGAAGAAAAATAAGA encodes:
- the coaBC gene encoding bifunctional phosphopantothenoylcysteine decarboxylase/phosphopantothenate--cysteine ligase CoaBC → MKNILVGVTGGIAAFKSASIVSLLKKKGYNVKVVMTENATNIIGPLTLETLSKNRVYIDMWDKNPHYEVEHISLADWADIVLIAPATYNIIGKVANGIADDMLSTILSAVSLRKPIFFALAMNVNMYENPILNENISKLKSYGYRFIDTNEGLLACNYEAKGRMKEPEEIVDIIERYNLATKIENFKDALKGKKLLITSGRTREDIDPIRYLSNKSSGKMGYSLAQAAVDLRAEVTLVSGPTNLSVPDGLKEFISVDSAIQMYEKVDERFKDTDIFIACAAVADYRPKEYQDKKIKKSDLNLTIELVRNPDILFEMGKKKENQLLVGFAAETNNIIENALKKLEKKNLDMIVANNASTMGTDTNSIEIIRKDRSSTVINQKSKIELAYDILKEVILDLKKVEDEEK
- a CDS encoding segregation and condensation protein A, with amino-acid sequence MEELVVKVNNFEGPFDLLLNLIEKKKMMISDINISQLIDEYLEVLKFSERENIEIKSDFIIIASELIEIKTLNLLNLDSDKEKETNLKRRLEEHKLFRELSPKVAKLEKEFNISYLRGESKRTIKKIAKDYDLASLTTDDIFDIYKKYFDSVDMSEFMELNLIKQYDIKEIMDDILIKAYFKNWIIDDLFLEAENKLHLIYIFLAILELYKDAKINIDDGEIRKC
- the murJ gene encoding murein biosynthesis integral membrane protein MurJ; translated protein: MLKKSINTMIITMVSRVLGLFRGTLVAYFFGASILTDAYYSAFKISNFFRQLLGEGALGNTFIPLYHKKKKEEGEERSREYIFSVLNITFLFSFVISVLMIIFSSYIIDFIVVGFSDDLKLVASRLLKIMSFYFLFISLSGMMGSILNNFGYFAIPASTSIFFNLSIIFSAMWLTKYFSIDALAYGVLIGGVLQFLVVFFPFIKLLKSYSFKIDFKDMYLKLLGIKLIPMLVGVFARQVNTIVDQFFASFLVAGSITALENASRVYLLPVGVFGVTISNVLFPSISRAAANGDKEGTNRSLVSAINFLNFLTIPSLFVLTFFSKDVIRLIFSYGKFNENAVKITSECLLYYSLGLIFYVGVQLVSKGYYAMGDNKRPAKFSIIAIIMNIILNYLFIKNFQHKGLALATSISSGVNFFLLLFIYVKLYVKLDLKNIIITAIKICISSVIATVLAFYVSNVILKLVTFSVVFLLQWTYPIYKYRERVFYKK
- the whiA gene encoding DNA-binding protein WhiA; this encodes MSYSSNVKQEITQKIPVTNLECLAEISSIFENKANLVKEGIEIKMENSILAKRLYSLIKATSSLQFGIKYSITKKFTEHRIYVITLYKQKGLKEFLESFKFSFLDIIQNDEIFRGYLRGFFLSCGYIKDPKKEYSLDFFVDNKELADKIYNILLSKKKKIFKTIKKNKILVYLRNSEDIMDVLVSMNALKYFFEYEEITIIKNLKNKTIREMNWEVANETKTLNTGNYQIKMIKYIDKKLGLNTLTDVLKEAAMLRLNNPEDSLQNLADMINISKSGIRNRFRRIEEIYNNLLEEENS
- a CDS encoding bifunctional riboflavin kinase/FAD synthetase, which gives rise to MIVVNDILTSNIEFEDTYVAIGNFDGVHYGHKKLINETIKAARENSKKAVVFTFEKHPLEFLFPERKFDYINTNEEKLYLLESLGVDIVIMQKLDKNFLEYTPLEFVKILKDKLKVKEIFVGFNFSFGKGGTGTAEDLEYLAEVHNIKVNELPPVTLDGELVSSSAIRKKIANSDFDGAVKLLDHPMIVIGEVIHGKKIARQLGFPTTNIKMDNRLYPPSGIYGAFLQVSDKNSKVLYGVVNIGYNPTLKQEMSLEAHILDFDREVYGEKLYIQIVKFMRKEKKFSSIDELKATIQADVDRWKLFKREMKYGRTSS